From the Bacteroidia bacterium genome, one window contains:
- the pbpC gene encoding penicillin-binding protein 1C, whose protein sequence is MIRRITPRMAPSRRRWLRCATNSDAAMTGPAARIRAVLRGRAPLLLTLSALALLALADRSWPPPPLPVYSTQIFDARGSLLTAYLTGDDKWRLRTELDRVTPELIRAVITKEDKYFLFHPGVNPVAMLRALYTNLVQGRRVSGASTITMQLARLLEPAERSYTAKLREALRALQLEARYSKRDILEFYLSMLPMGGNVEGVASASYVYFDRPPDKLSPAQSIALALVANDPNRLRPDRASAALTAEKNRWVRRFGAHDVFPSDMLESARDEALGGFRYAMPTNAPHLCQFLRKRGTADILYSSIDGGIQDIAETMLRNHVRRVLPDGVGNGAVLIVRNDDLRVAAYCGSADFTDAAHQGQVDGVRALRSPGSALKPFLYAMAFDEGALTPMLQLADIPTDFGGYMPENFDLTYKGQITAREALLQSLNIPAVRLLAAQGVPSLLNYLSSLGFRSLDKQRERLGLSLILGGCGVTLEELVRAASAFARRGQIAALRYAADDDEAQSQTVMSEAAAWLVSDILSDAKRPDLPEELLTSSRLPKIAWKTGTSYGKRDAWAVGWNAHYTIGVWMGNFDGRGAPALSGAELAVPLLVDLFNAVDYDSGRPWLKRPASVLSRDVCGKTGLLPSERCDATVRDYAIKGVSTQERCALMKENRINAEGSMHYCPQCQPRENTVRAWYAEYEPALALWFRENRVHVPVPPPHNPECSASRQSEGPVILSPSADYEYLVEKGSGQQISLQAAAPPGVRTLYWYVDGDMLGNTAPGAKLFFTPIAATHRIICLDDMGVRSAVTIRVKYY, encoded by the coding sequence ATGATCCGTCGTATCACTCCACGCATGGCGCCGTCACGACGGCGGTGGCTCCGATGCGCTACGAACAGTGATGCCGCAATGACCGGTCCCGCTGCCCGTATCCGCGCCGTCCTGCGCGGACGCGCACCGCTGTTGCTTACGCTTTCGGCGCTCGCATTGCTCGCGCTGGCCGATCGCAGTTGGCCGCCACCGCCACTGCCGGTATATTCCACGCAGATTTTCGATGCGCGGGGTTCGTTGCTCACCGCCTACCTGACCGGAGACGACAAGTGGCGTTTGCGGACGGAGCTTGACCGGGTGACACCGGAACTCATCCGGGCGGTGATCACGAAAGAAGACAAATATTTCCTCTTCCATCCCGGCGTCAATCCCGTCGCGATGCTGCGGGCATTGTACACCAATCTGGTGCAGGGCAGACGCGTGTCGGGTGCGTCCACCATCACCATGCAGCTTGCGCGTCTGCTGGAGCCGGCGGAGCGCAGCTACACCGCAAAGCTGCGCGAGGCGCTGCGTGCGCTGCAATTGGAGGCGCGGTACTCCAAGCGCGACATTCTAGAATTCTACCTCAGTATGCTCCCCATGGGTGGCAATGTCGAAGGTGTCGCGAGTGCGTCGTATGTGTACTTCGACCGGCCGCCCGACAAACTCAGTCCTGCGCAGAGTATCGCCCTCGCGCTGGTGGCCAATGATCCGAACCGCCTCCGTCCGGATCGTGCGTCGGCGGCGCTGACCGCCGAGAAAAATCGTTGGGTGCGGCGGTTCGGTGCTCACGACGTGTTCCCGTCCGACATGCTGGAAAGCGCGCGCGACGAAGCTCTCGGTGGCTTCCGCTATGCCATGCCCACCAATGCGCCGCATCTGTGTCAGTTTCTGCGAAAGCGGGGAACTGCGGATATTCTGTACAGCAGTATCGACGGCGGGATTCAGGACATAGCGGAAACCATGCTCCGAAATCATGTCCGCCGCGTGCTGCCCGACGGCGTCGGCAACGGTGCGGTGCTCATTGTGCGCAATGACGATCTGCGTGTCGCCGCCTATTGCGGTTCGGCGGATTTTACCGATGCCGCGCATCAGGGACAGGTGGACGGTGTGCGCGCCCTGCGTTCACCGGGAAGCGCGCTGAAACCCTTTCTGTACGCGATGGCGTTCGATGAGGGCGCACTTACCCCGATGCTGCAACTCGCGGACATCCCCACCGATTTCGGGGGCTACATGCCGGAGAATTTCGACCTGACGTACAAGGGGCAGATCACCGCTCGCGAAGCCCTTCTGCAGTCGCTCAACATCCCCGCCGTGCGACTGCTCGCCGCACAAGGCGTGCCGTCGCTGCTGAACTATCTTTCGTCGCTGGGTTTTCGTTCGTTGGACAAGCAGCGCGAGAGACTGGGGCTGTCTCTGATTCTCGGTGGCTGCGGCGTAACGCTGGAGGAGCTGGTGCGCGCAGCAAGTGCCTTCGCGCGGCGAGGACAGATCGCGGCACTACGGTACGCCGCTGATGACGATGAGGCGCAGTCGCAAACCGTGATGTCGGAGGCGGCAGCATGGCTGGTGTCGGATATTCTGTCCGATGCGAAGCGTCCCGATCTGCCCGAGGAATTACTGACCTCGTCCCGTCTGCCGAAAATCGCCTGGAAAACCGGCACCTCGTACGGGAAACGCGATGCGTGGGCGGTGGGATGGAACGCGCACTATACCATCGGTGTCTGGATGGGGAATTTCGACGGCCGCGGGGCACCCGCGCTGTCCGGCGCGGAACTCGCCGTTCCGCTGCTGGTGGATCTTTTCAATGCCGTGGACTACGATTCCGGCCGTCCGTGGCTGAAGAGACCCGCTTCGGTGCTTTCGCGTGACGTGTGCGGGAAAACCGGTCTCCTCCCCTCCGAACGTTGTGACGCAACCGTACGGGATTACGCCATAAAAGGAGTATCGACACAGGAACGCTGCGCGCTCATGAAAGAGAATCGCATTAACGCCGAAGGGAGCATGCACTACTGTCCGCAATGCCAGCCGCGCGAGAATACGGTGCGGGCATGGTATGCGGAGTACGAGCCGGCGCTGGCATTGTGGTTCCGGGAGAATCGTGTGCACGTTCCCGTACCACCGCCCCATAACCCCGAGTGCAGCGCCAGCCGACAGAGCGAAGGACCGGTGATTCTTTCGCCCTCGGCGGATTACGAGTATCTGGTGGAAAAAGGGAGCGGACAGCAGATCAGCCTGCAGGCGGCCGCACCGCCCGGCGTGCGTACGCTGTACTGGTATGTGGATGGGGATATGCTCGGCAACACCGCGCCCGGCGCGAAGCTGTTCTTCACGCCGATCGCCGCTACCCATCGGATCATCTGTCTCGATGACATGGGGGTACGTAGCGCAGTCACCATACGCGTGAAGTACTATTGA
- a CDS encoding universal stress protein yields MLSINRILVPIDFSEYSKKAFRYAVEFARTFSAEIVLVYVVEPVIYPADFSFGQVALPSVEVELQARGEQQLTLLIEKEVPDDVRARAAVRSGKPFVEIIHAAKEEQADLIIIATHGHSGIEHVLFGSTAEKVVRKSPCPVLSIRSADSEFVMP; encoded by the coding sequence ATGTTGAGCATCAACCGCATTCTCGTCCCCATTGATTTCTCCGAGTACTCGAAGAAGGCGTTCCGCTACGCCGTCGAATTCGCGAGAACGTTTTCTGCCGAGATCGTGCTCGTATACGTCGTCGAGCCGGTCATCTATCCCGCGGATTTCAGCTTCGGACAGGTCGCACTTCCCTCCGTGGAAGTCGAGCTGCAGGCACGCGGCGAACAGCAGCTAACGCTGCTCATCGAGAAAGAGGTCCCGGACGACGTGCGCGCCCGCGCGGCGGTACGTTCGGGCAAACCCTTCGTGGAGATCATCCATGCCGCGAAGGAAGAGCAAGCCGACCTGATCATCATCGCGACACATGGACACAGCGGCATCGAGCATGTGTTGTTCGGGAGTACAGCGGAGAAAGTGGTTCGCAAATCCCCGTGTCCCGTGCTGTCCATACGCAGCGCCGACAGCGAATTCGTCATGCCCTAG
- a CDS encoding zf-HC2 domain-containing protein: MTHPDYAVLLQYTDGALDGDALTELRAHLASCTRCAAVVRREQHIQNALMTMERSAPRDDFEQRVMARINASRNATLQEHGWRKRFVLSAVAVCTTVGIVLIAAGRGDSAQSAPSVFEKIFHRLSVIIGDSNPLRADWGQILSFLRDDTFAVLAVVICVFFLLAGVDRFVLQPLMRERLKSRGHVATGTRDQ; this comes from the coding sequence ATGACACACCCCGACTATGCCGTTCTTTTGCAGTACACCGACGGTGCGCTTGACGGTGATGCGCTCACGGAACTGCGCGCGCATCTCGCGTCCTGCACGCGCTGTGCCGCTGTGGTCCGCAGGGAACAGCACATTCAGAACGCGCTGATGACGATGGAGCGCAGCGCACCCCGGGACGATTTCGAACAGCGCGTGATGGCGCGTATCAATGCATCCCGCAACGCGACGCTGCAGGAACACGGCTGGCGCAAACGCTTCGTGCTGTCCGCCGTCGCCGTATGCACGACCGTCGGCATTGTGCTGATCGCTGCGGGACGAGGTGACAGCGCGCAAAGCGCACCGTCCGTGTTTGAAAAGATTTTCCATCGGCTGTCGGTGATAATCGGCGACAGCAATCCCCTGCGCGCCGATTGGGGGCAGATTCTTTCTTTCCTGCGGGACGATACCTTCGCCGTGCTCGCGGTGGTGATCTGCGTGTTCTTCCTTCTCGCGGGTGTGGACCGCTTCGTCCTGCAGCCGCTGATGCGGGAGCGTCTGAAATCCCGCGGCCATGTTGCGACGGGTACTCGGGATCAATAG
- the citF gene encoding citrate lyase subunit alpha yields the protein MSSNTVINAAGREVLTNINGVESAPYAGVGKHHPAGRKYAPPIASCADYPADGNKIVGSLREALERAGLRDGMTISSHHHFRNGDLVANQVFDAAADLGARDLRWVPSAAFPCHEPIIRHLESGVIHHIEGSLNGPLGDYASSGRMRGLGVLRSHGGRYQAIQDGEVHVDIAVIAAPTSDPFGNCNGVQGPSACGGLGFALADAQYADKVIVVTDNLVPFPCVPWQIHGNLVDYVVVMDKIGEPEKIVSGTTNITKSPDRLLIAELTARFVDAAGILKDGFSFQAGAGGTALSFALFLRDMMRERRIKARFVRGGSTRYLVDMLEEGLTDYILDGQTFDLAGVQSMRDNPRHIHTNPFVSYNYHGKGNVASMVDVVVLGATEVDVQFNANVVSHSDGRLLHGIGGWQNCLFSKCTILPIPSFRDRIPVIVDQVTTLCGPGELIDVIVTERGIAINPLRRDLIDATRNAGLPIRRIEEIKAEVESLCGGAPDKPAFTDQFIAAIKWVDGTVIDMVRSVERMP from the coding sequence ATGAGCAGTAACACCGTTATAAACGCCGCGGGACGCGAAGTCCTCACCAACATCAACGGCGTGGAATCCGCGCCCTACGCCGGAGTGGGTAAGCATCATCCCGCGGGACGCAAGTACGCGCCACCCATCGCCAGCTGTGCCGATTATCCCGCCGACGGCAATAAAATCGTCGGCAGTCTGCGCGAAGCGCTGGAACGCGCGGGCCTGCGCGACGGCATGACCATCTCCAGCCATCATCATTTCCGCAACGGCGATCTCGTGGCCAATCAGGTCTTCGACGCCGCCGCCGACCTTGGCGCCAGGGATTTGCGCTGGGTGCCCTCCGCCGCCTTCCCCTGTCACGAACCCATAATACGGCATCTTGAAAGCGGTGTCATTCATCACATCGAGGGCTCGCTGAACGGTCCGCTCGGCGATTACGCCTCCTCGGGCAGAATGCGCGGTCTCGGAGTGCTGCGCTCGCATGGTGGACGCTATCAGGCGATTCAGGACGGGGAAGTGCATGTGGATATCGCCGTGATCGCCGCGCCGACCTCCGATCCCTTCGGCAATTGCAACGGCGTGCAGGGACCCTCCGCCTGCGGCGGCCTCGGCTTCGCGCTCGCCGATGCGCAGTACGCGGACAAGGTCATCGTCGTAACGGATAATCTCGTCCCTTTCCCCTGTGTGCCCTGGCAGATCCACGGCAATCTGGTGGATTACGTCGTGGTGATGGACAAAATCGGTGAACCGGAAAAAATCGTCAGCGGCACCACCAACATCACCAAAAGTCCCGACCGCCTGCTCATCGCCGAACTCACCGCGCGCTTCGTGGACGCCGCCGGAATACTGAAGGACGGATTTTCCTTCCAGGCCGGGGCGGGGGGGACCGCACTTTCCTTCGCACTTTTCCTGCGGGACATGATGCGCGAACGGCGGATCAAGGCGCGCTTCGTCCGCGGCGGCAGCACACGCTACCTCGTGGACATGCTCGAGGAAGGACTGACCGATTACATTCTCGACGGGCAGACCTTCGATCTCGCGGGCGTGCAGTCCATGCGCGACAATCCCCGTCACATTCACACCAATCCCTTCGTGAGCTACAATTATCACGGCAAGGGCAACGTCGCGTCGATGGTGGATGTTGTCGTGCTCGGCGCCACGGAAGTAGATGTGCAGTTCAACGCCAATGTGGTATCGCACAGCGACGGGCGACTGCTGCACGGCATCGGTGGCTGGCAGAATTGCCTGTTCTCGAAATGCACTATACTACCTATTCCGAGCTTCCGCGACCGCATCCCGGTGATCGTGGACCAGGTGACCACGCTTTGCGGACCAGGCGAGCTCATAGACGTGATTGTCACCGAGCGTGGTATCGCCATCAATCCGCTGCGCCGGGACCTGATCGACGCCACGCGCAACGCCGGTTTGCCGATCCGTCGTATCGAAGAGATCAAGGCCGAAGTCGAGTCCCTCTGTGGTGGCGCTCCCGACAAACCCGCCTTCACCGATCAATTCATCGCCGCCATCAAATGGGTGGACGGCACCGTCATCGACATGGTGCGGAGCGTGGAGAGAATGCCGTAG
- a CDS encoding aldolase/citrate lyase family protein, with translation MNSRAEAGRSGKNVRSDCLVIIERHDGPGDIVLKSKVAALYGRSIRALAGEMLTSYGLSDAHLAIDDSGALPYTLAARIETAIRRLDPAMTAEYLLPYREGIIVPSQRDRFRRSRLYLPGNDPKLAVNAGIHGADGVILDLEDSVAPAEKDAARILVRNTLREIDFMGAERMVRINQGDAGLADLNMIIPQRPNLILVPKVEDAQHLRIVHARIEELRAAHAIADEVFLMPIIESAKGAVFAYDIATAAPSVVALAIGLEDYTADIGAERTLEGRESFWMRGAVLNAARAAGIQAIDTVFSDVSDMDGLLASVREAKSLGFDGKGCIHPRQIPVVHQGFAPEKKDLDKAMNIVLAFDDAQRRGLGVVALGSKMIDPPVVKRALRNIELAVKAGLLSEHWKEENNEQ, from the coding sequence ATGAACAGCAGAGCAGAAGCCGGACGCAGCGGGAAGAACGTGCGTTCGGATTGCCTTGTGATTATTGAACGGCACGACGGCCCGGGCGACATCGTGCTGAAAAGCAAAGTTGCCGCGCTGTACGGTCGCTCGATCCGCGCGCTGGCGGGCGAGATGCTGACCTCCTACGGCCTGTCGGACGCCCATCTGGCCATTGACGACAGCGGCGCCTTGCCCTACACTCTCGCCGCCCGCATCGAAACCGCCATCCGACGACTCGATCCCGCCATGACAGCGGAGTATCTCCTCCCGTATCGGGAAGGCATCATCGTACCCTCGCAGCGCGACCGCTTCCGGCGCTCGCGTCTCTATCTCCCAGGCAACGATCCCAAACTCGCCGTCAACGCGGGTATTCACGGCGCGGACGGCGTCATCCTCGATCTCGAGGATTCCGTCGCTCCCGCCGAAAAAGACGCCGCGCGCATACTCGTGCGCAATACGCTGCGCGAAATAGACTTCATGGGTGCCGAGCGCATGGTGCGCATCAATCAGGGCGACGCCGGACTGGCGGACCTGAACATGATCATCCCGCAGCGCCCCAATCTCATCCTCGTTCCGAAGGTGGAAGACGCGCAGCATCTGCGTATCGTCCATGCCCGCATCGAGGAACTGCGTGCGGCACATGCGATAGCCGACGAGGTGTTTCTCATGCCCATTATCGAGAGCGCGAAGGGCGCGGTGTTCGCCTACGACATCGCGACGGCCGCACCATCCGTCGTCGCGCTGGCCATCGGGCTCGAGGATTACACCGCCGACATCGGCGCCGAACGCACGCTCGAAGGACGCGAAAGTTTCTGGATGCGCGGGGCAGTGCTCAACGCCGCCCGCGCCGCCGGCATTCAGGCCATTGACACAGTGTTTTCCGATGTGTCCGATATGGACGGACTGCTCGCGAGCGTACGCGAGGCAAAGTCCCTCGGCTTCGATGGCAAGGGATGCATCCATCCGCGGCAAATCCCCGTGGTGCATCAGGGCTTCGCACCCGAGAAAAAAGATCTCGACAAGGCAATGAACATCGTCCTCGCTTTCGACGACGCACAACGCCGGGGCCTGGGTGTCGTCGCGCTGGGATCGAAAATGATAGATCCGCCCGTCGTCAAACGCGCTCTGCGCAACATAGAACTCGCCGTGAAAGCCGGTCTGCTGTCGGAACACTGGAAGGAGGAAAACAATGAGCAGTAA
- a CDS encoding sigma-70 family RNA polymerase sigma factor produces MMSRARPTDTDDAILDRIAGGDHGAYAVLLHRYRDRVMNLCYRMLAQREDAEEAASDAFLRAFRALPRFENRARFSTWLYRITHNVCLSRLAKRKREPAFLQLDDEADVVHADDDAAGSLENAELTVRIDAALSSMRPEYAEILTLFYREDQGYDEIALITNLPLGTVKNRLHRARRELQRRIFEDRSFQKSSKAEHA; encoded by the coding sequence ATGATGAGCAGAGCGCGACCGACCGATACCGATGACGCCATACTTGACCGTATCGCCGGCGGCGACCACGGTGCGTACGCCGTCTTGCTGCATCGGTATCGTGATCGCGTCATGAATCTCTGCTACCGCATGCTCGCGCAACGCGAAGATGCGGAAGAGGCGGCCTCCGACGCGTTCCTTCGCGCCTTCCGGGCGCTCCCGCGTTTCGAGAACCGCGCGCGTTTTTCCACCTGGCTGTACCGCATCACCCACAATGTGTGTCTCAGTCGTCTCGCGAAACGGAAGCGAGAACCGGCTTTCCTGCAGCTCGATGATGAGGCGGATGTCGTTCACGCTGATGATGATGCAGCCGGATCACTGGAGAATGCGGAGTTGACAGTGCGCATCGATGCGGCGCTGTCGTCCATGCGCCCGGAATACGCCGAGATACTGACGCTGTTTTACAGAGAAGATCAGGGCTACGATGAAATCGCCCTGATCACGAACCTTCCTCTGGGCACCGTCAAAAACCGTTTGCACCGTGCACGGCGCGAGCTTCAACGACGTATATTCGAAGACCGGTCATTTCAGAAATCTTCCAAAGCGGAACACGCATGA